The sequence GTATGGATTATGTTTGAGATGGAAAATTCTGCATCAAATTTTTTCTTGGGCATTCAAGGGATGAATTACTAAAAAACATCTTGAAATAAAGCATGACTGACTAAACTCAAATTGCATTTTTAAGATAAATATATCCTGATAATAACAAGTGGTGTATCGATAGCTGTTCATCTACAGCATCATCTTAAGGTCGACAAGGTCATTGTGCCAGTGTTATTACTGATAAGTGTTTGTActgaaattgttgaataaagtcgttatttttgttttcaatgcACACAAAACGTATTCTTGCAGCTTCATAAAATTAGGGTtggaccactgatgtcacatggactattttaatgatatcCTTACTAGCATGTCAGTACCATTACTGTTTATGCAAGGTCAGAAAGATTTCaccaaaaatatctatatttgtgttaagaagatgaataaaggtcttatgggtttgaaatgacgtgagtgtgagtaattaatgacagaattttcattttggggtgaattaaccctttaaggtcaagtaaaacacttgaaaaacacaaaaaagcaaCGCAAAAATGCCCTCAAAATAGCAGCTTTTATGGCTTTTAATAGATTGTTGCGTACCACAGAGATCACAATTTGCATTTATGTCAGACTGATTTGaatttaattcttaaaataaacATTGGTTTATCAGTACAAGGCATTTTTGGTTTAatacaaaactttaaaaaataaacaatattttatatttatttggaaAAAGATCACGGTATTGCACTAAGTTTTGCAACTGTATGGAGGtgataaaaaatacttaatttttaaGGAAAAACTTATTTTGATTCTAGATATATAAGAATAtcaaatataatcttttttttttgataacacACATCATATGACAAAACATAAAACTCTCAAAGAGCATTCTCAagtcataataaaaatacaaacattttaaaatgcaatattacaCGTCGCTGtctcgtttgtttgtttgttggattGTTTTAACAGATTAATCGTCTGGCAGTCCCAGGGCCAGCAGAACAGGAAGTGCAGTCCCCAGGATGAGAGTCAGGCTCTCTGTGATGCTCAGACCGCTCTGCTGCTGGTGGGCTCCGCTTCCTGTGTGATGGTGAGGGTGAGTGGAGCGCTGAAGCCCTCTGCTGTTGATTTCTGGCAGAACATGAACCGTGGCCACATATAAGAAAGTCCCAGCAGAGAACAGCATGCCAATGCCTGTAGTGCTCAGGCGCTTCTGAGAAGAGCCATTAGACTTCAAAGACAATAAACAGGATTCATTActtattaatgattattaaaaacaaaaattaaatgtatttaaatgtaataaaaaaataaaaaacaatctcTCTCCACAGTCCAAAGAGAACATCATGGTCCTATGGCAAACTTTTGGAGAACTTGCTTTATGAAAACACGCccagttgcataaactgcttaaactacttagtaatcagtttttttttatcaaggtcTAAGTTGATACTGGAAAGAAAGACTGACTCAACATAATTTGTATGTTTATGCAACAGGCCCCAAGATCTCAAAAACATCTGATGTCGTGTcatcaaaaagcaaaaaaacaaagtctgaaataaaataaaacctaaatacataaatgcatgtacttacaaaaaatttttattaaaaaaataaatataataaaacagacaaaaggGCTTAACAAAATTCTTAGAATTGaaacttacaaaaataaatttattcatattttaaatttgcttttaatataataacaaattacattaataatgctGCATTGTTTGCATGTTTATATTCTACTAGAACTTAAGTTTCATAGGACAAATAAAGAGAAAGTGAGGTTTCTTACTGCACTCAGGATGAAGTAGGTGCTGATAGCCATCAGCGGCGCAGCAGCAGAAAATGCCAGTAAATGCTTCTGAATAGTCTTCCTCTCCAGACCTGCATGCATGAGGAAAGACACAAGACCAAACGCTGCTGGAGCCTAAATAGAGACAAGGGAAAAAAAATGAGTtgtgttgaattttttttaaattggctcACATATTTCTCTTGATCTCTAGTTTTAGACTGAGTTTTCTGGAGACATGTTTATCAGTACTTGCTTTTCATGAACAGTGACTTCCATTGCATTATAGATTTGATCAGTTAATGCATTCCATTAGAATCAAAGCCACCTTGGAATTGACCGATCGCagagagtttgattgacaggtgatctgaccaatcatttatgcatttagcagacgcttttatccaaaacaacttacaatgcattcaggctaaaaaattttacctatcatgtgtttccagggaatcgaacccccaaccttgcgcttgcttgctaacgcaatgctctaccatttgagGTACAGGAACACTATCATAACACAATTATATCACAGAATTTGCCATTTTGCTAGagcaaacaaaccagacaggagtAGATGAGCATCGGTGGACAtgaacttgaaaaatggtgtgtacTGACATCTTTACATGGTTGAAATGAGATACCTTAGCTTaggatgttcattcatgtttattccATGCTTAAAGAGGAAGGTTCATGTGTCACAgcatttattgtttacatttcttaaacaatgacaacatttgaaagctgagactaaTAAGCTGAGAAAAGTATCCTGCTATGTCTCATCTGCTGGTGTGTTATCAGTGTCTTCTTTGCTCCGTGATGTGtttttcactgcgtgagaacatgatgtgtggcATGAGAGCACCATGGCTTGtcagacatagcaacagtaactatgGGTTGTGGGTCTTTGTGAAGGGTTAATTGCTTTACTGTCTGCTttgcttgtaagcacttcgtcttggcgcagtaatatcttctCTAGAGGGAGCGGGGGCCGGTGAGAGGATTTACTGATATTACTGCGCTAAGACGAAGTtcttacaagcacttgccatggtattccgccacacaatatagttatccattttaagAAAAGCGCAatgctttgttttgtgttaccgtcctaggtcgagttacactacgcgagtaactgtatttaaatagggaaaacgtggaggtgtttggtagcttctctgcttggcccatattgaatgaatgggctaagctaagtgctttcaaagtgtcaccgcgcgccaaagcgattgagtgcacgaactgagacgagagaggtatgtatcaactcgtcttattaagggaaaaacatagtttaatatgaaaacacggtggagtatccctttaaagcagAATGACTCAGCAGTGCTAGTACAGATAAACTCACCTTATGCAAAATGACAGCAAAAAACACGACAACCTGCACGGACACCTGTGATGAGGCCACAGCTGCACCCAGAGCAACACCATCAGCTGGAAAGACACAGAAAATGCTAATGTCATGCAAATAAGGGCTTTTCTTCACAGCTGACAAATCACAGCAACCAAACTGAACcgatcattatttattttgagtGTGGCACAGAACAAAATGAGTGACCTTACATTCTCTTTTTTATAAATTGCCTAAATGTCCaggttttgattttgttttcctATTTACAGTCTCTCCACAGTCCTCGTATTTAATATGTATGCATATTTTGCATTGCTTTGCTTTGACTGTAGTTCCCAGCTTCTTGCACAGCACCACTGGTTGGTTATTGGTCAAACTATTTTTCATCCATTAGCTTTAAGTATGAAAACAGTAGGAAAGCAAAACCAAAACATGAAAGTAATTTAGAAATCCCAGCCAGGACATGATGCTGTATGgtaacagaattttaattttggtgtgTACTACACATTTTTTGTTGGCACTCCTTATAATCCAATATTTGAAACCAGTAATGTAATACTAGCCATGAAATCAAACCGCACAATGAGGTTAGTCTGTTTTTAGTGTCCCTTTTTTGGTATTAAAGGACAGATGCTGTGATAAAAACACAATGGAGTTTATTAAGCATAACTGAAAACCCATTCTTCATCGACTTGAACAACCATACTTAGAAGGACTAGAACTACTGGCACGATTCACTGTCATGTAATCTGTTGTGTCTGGGCAATTCAGAACATAAAATTGCAAGTGCAGTCTTTGTTACCTGCGGCGTGAATCAGCAGACCCAGGGTGGCAGTAACACTGTTGCCACTGTACATGCGCGCTCGGGGCTCTGGCAAACAAGACAAACAGAAACCTTCTCAAGAGAGCATCTGATTGCGTTTCAGTTCATAATGCATGCTTACAATTTCAATAATAGACTAAGAATTAGATCTATCACATTACAGTAggataatgaaaatgtaaatacaagACATGTATGTACATACAAAAGATCCTAATATTGCAACTTGCTGAAGTAAACAACATTGCATACTctggaattgtatttattttataccatttcagaaactattgaaaacaatattaagcaaaaaatctaaatgagaCAATAATTCAATGCAATAATTAATACAGAGTCATCCAGTATTAATCATTACAAAACAAAGCTTAAAGCAAAACACTGAATCTTGTTTATATTTAGGGTGACCATAAATAATTTCTTTCCAAGACATATCGTGACCGGGATTTCTAAATTTTGCCTAATATGTccaggtttttgttttgttttcctattgtttttctatttgtTGCAGGTAATGACTGAAACCCAGTTTGACCAATAGTGTGCAGGTATTGTCCACAATTGACCAATCGTGGTGTGCGAGagggtgggatctacagagaacaaTCAAAGCAGTGCAAATACACATATAACGTATGAAGAGTaggaaaacaaaatcaaaaccaaAACCTGGACATTTAAGGCAATTAAGAAATCCTGGTCAGAACTTGTCCAAAAAAAGAGGGAGTAGGGTCACCCTTATCGATTTCTATTCTCAACACAGCCTCCGTGTTGAAGAAGTGAGTGGATAAGTATTGAAATGTGTTTCTAATAAGAAGCAGCACTGAGGTACCTTGCATAGAGCAGTAGTTGGCAATCTGGTCCACCACAAACATGAGCGTAAAGCCCAAGACGAGAGAGACTCCAATGAAGAACTGAGGACGCAGACCCTTCTTTGCGGCAAGATGAAGTGTTGAATTTATTTCAGAGATATTTTGATTCTCTCCCATAGCGGAGCAATACTGGTCTTcatgaggaggagaagaaacaGGTATTGGCAAACATAGTCAATTGTTATCTCCTCAATATGAGGCTACCAGCAGTGAGTTTCCACTGGTAACTTACTTCAGATACTTTGGCATTGTAAAAGTGTGCACAACTGTGCATATTCATTCTCTGAATAGGGGGATGAATAAAAAGTAGAGGAAGATCTCACCTTTCCATGACTCCTGGATTAGCTCCACCCCCTCTGGGATGATGATTGATAGAGCAGTGCCACACAGAAGCCCCGCCCCCAGTACAGTAACCAGCTGCAGTTTCTGC is a genomic window of Carassius auratus strain Wakin unplaced genomic scaffold, ASM336829v1 scaf_tig00025916, whole genome shotgun sequence containing:
- the LOC113078511 gene encoding zinc transporter ZIP9-B-like isoform X1; its protein translation is MDGAWAVILISLAMFVGCLVLGIIPLLINLSEQKLQLVTVLGAGLLCGTALSIIIPEGVELIQESWKDQYCSAMGENQNISEINSTLHLAAKKGLRPQFFIGVSLVLGFTLMFVVDQIANYCSMQEPRARMYSGNSVTATLGLLIHAAADGVALGAAVASSQVSVQVVVFFAVILHKAPAAFGLVSFLMHAGLERKTIQKHLLAFSAAAPLMAISTYFILSASNGSSQKRLSTTGIGMLFSAGTFLYVATVHVLPEINSRGLQRSTHPHHHTGSGAHQQQSGLSITESLTLILGTALPVLLALGLPDD
- the LOC113078511 gene encoding zinc transporter ZIP9-B-like isoform X2, whose protein sequence is MDGAWAVILISLAMFVGCLVLGIIPLLINLSEKLQLVTVLGAGLLCGTALSIIIPEGVELIQESWKDQYCSAMGENQNISEINSTLHLAAKKGLRPQFFIGVSLVLGFTLMFVVDQIANYCSMQEPRARMYSGNSVTATLGLLIHAAADGVALGAAVASSQVSVQVVVFFAVILHKAPAAFGLVSFLMHAGLERKTIQKHLLAFSAAAPLMAISTYFILSASNGSSQKRLSTTGIGMLFSAGTFLYVATVHVLPEINSRGLQRSTHPHHHTGSGAHQQQSGLSITESLTLILGTALPVLLALGLPDD